The Meriones unguiculatus strain TT.TT164.6M chromosome 1, Bangor_MerUng_6.1, whole genome shotgun sequence genome has a segment encoding these proteins:
- the Acsl5 gene encoding long-chain-fatty-acid--CoA ligase 5 — protein sequence MLFIFNFLFSPLPTPALICLLTFGTAIFLWLINRPQPVLPLIDLDNQSVGIEGGARRGAFQKNNDLILYYFPEAKTVYEVFQRGLAVSDNGPCLGYRKPNQPYRWISYKQVSDRAEYLGSCLLHKGYKSSQDQFIGIFAQNRPEWVISELACYTYSMVAVPLYDTLGAEAIIYVINKADIAVIICDTPQKATMLIENVEKGLTPGLKTVILMDPFDAELTKRGEKCGIEMLSLCDAENIGKENFKKPVPPNPEDLSVICFTSGTTGDPKGAMLTHQNVVSNMSAFLKLLEPIFHPTPEDVSISYLPLAHMFERVVQAVIFSCGGKVGFFQGDIRLLPDDMKVLKPTVFPTVPRLLNRVYDKVQNEAKTPLKKFLLNLAIISKFNEVKNGIIRRDSLWDNLVFSKIQGSLGGKVRLMITGAAPISTPVLTFFRAAMGCWVFEAYGQTECTAGCSITSPGDWTAGHVGTPVACNFVKLEDVADMNYFSVNNEGEICIKGNNVFKGYLKDPEKTQEALDKDGWLHTGDIGRWLPNGTLKIIDRKKNIFKLAQGEYIAPEKIENVYTRSRPVLQVFVHGESLRSFLIGVVVPDPDSLPSFAAKIGVKGSFEELCQNQRVKEAILEDLQKIGKEGGLKSFEQVKSIFVHPEPFSIENGLLTPTLKAKRVELAKFFQIQIKNLYESVHE from the exons GGAGGAGCTCGGAGGGGTGCTTTCCAGAAGAACAACGACCTAATCCTTTATTACTTCCCAGAGGCCAAGACAGTGTATGAAGTTTTTCAAAGGGGACTCGCTGTGTCTG ACAATGGACCATGCTTGGGATACAGAAAaccaaaccagccctacagatgGATATCCTACAAACAG GTGTCTGATCGAGCAGAGTACCTGGGCTCCTGTCTTTTGCATAAAGGATATAAGTCATCACAGGATCAATTCATTGGAATCTTTGCTCAAAATAGGCCAGAG TGGGTCATCTCTGAGCTAGCCTGTTACACATATTCAATGGTAGCTGTCCCCCTGTATGATACATTGGGAGCAGAAGCCATCATATATGTTATCAACAAAG CTGATATCGCAGTGATCATCTGTGATACACCCCAAAAGGCAACAATGCTAATAGAAAATGTGGAAAAGGGCCTTACCCCAGGCCTGAAGACAGTTATCCTCATGGACCCCTTCGATGCTGAACTGACAAAAAGAGGAGAGAAGTGTGGTATTGAGATGTTATCCCTGTGTGATGCTGAG AATATAGGCAAAGAGAACTTCAAAAAACCAGTG CCTCCAAATCCAGAAGACCTAAGCGTCATCTGTTTCACCAGTGGAACTACAG GTGACCCCAAAGGAGCTATGCTAACCCATCAAAATGTTGTTTCAAACATGTCTGCTTTTCTCAAATTGCTGGAG CCTATCTTCCATCCCACTCCTGAGGATGTGAGCATATCCTACCTTCCCTTGGCCCATATGTTTGAGAGGGTTGTTCAG GCTGTCATATTTTCCTGTGGAGGCAAAGTTGGGTTCTTCCAAGGAGATATCCGGTTGCTGCCTGATGACATGAAGGTTCTGAAACCCACAGTATTTCCCACAGTGCCTCGACTCCTTAACAGGGTCTATGATAAG GTACAAAATGAAGCCAAGACACCCTTGAAGAAGTTCTTGTTGAACCTGGCTATCATCAGCAAATTCAATGAAGTGAAAAATGGCATCATTCGGCGGGACAGTCTGTGGGACAACCTCGTCTTTTCAAAGATCCAA GGCAGCCTGGGTGGGAAGGTTCGCCTCATGATCACTGGAGCCGCCCCCATCTCCACTCCAGTCCTGACATTCTTCCGGGCTGCAATGGGATGTTGG gtgTTTGAAGCTTATGGCCAAACAGAATGCACAGCTGGATGTTCAATTACTTCACCTGGGGACTGGACAGCAG GCCATGTTGGGACTCCAGTGGCTTGCAATTTTGTCAAGCTAGAAGATGTGGCTGACATGAACTACTTTTCAGTAAACAACGAAGGCGAG ATCTGCATCAAAGGCAACAATGTATTCAAAGGCTACCTAAAAGACCCAGAGAAGACTCAGGAAGCATTGGACAAGGATGGCTGGCTTCACACTGGGGACATCGGCCGCTGGCTTCCA AATGGAACTCTGAAAATCATTGACCGCAAGAAGAATATTTTCAAGTTGGCACAAGGAGAATACATTGCTCCAGAGAAGATAGAAAATGTTTATACCAGAAGCAGACCAGTATTGCAAGTTTTTGTCCATGGGGAGAGCTTACGG TCGTTCCTGATAGGAGTGGTGGTTCCTGACCCAGATTCGCTTCCCTCATTTGCAGCCAAGATTGGGGTAAAGGGATCCTTTGAAGAACTGTGCCAAAACCAA CGTGTAAAGGAAGCCATTTTGGAAGACTTGCAGAAAATTGGGAAGGAAGGTGGCCTGAAATCCTTTGAGCAG GTCAAAAGCATCTTTGTTCATCCAGAGCCATTCTCCATTGAAAATGGGCTTTTGACACCGACACTGAAAGCAAAACGAGTGGAGCTCGCTAAATTCTTCCAGATCCAAATCAAGAACCTTTATGAGAGTGTCCATGAGTAG